One segment of Desulfurellaceae bacterium DNA contains the following:
- a CDS encoding acyl-CoA/acyl-ACP dehydrogenase yields the protein MPSMEQCPEIREEIRKLCRKYPDEYWRKLDKDDEYPEHFVQELTDAGWLAALIPEQYGGSGLTVREASVILEEVNRSGGNAAACHAQMYIMGALLRHGSDEQKARYLPKIASGDIRLQAFGVTEPNAGSDTTQLETFARRDGDYYIVNGAKIFISRVQHSDMMLLLARTTPAAECPKKTLGLSVFLVDLQQAGDAVEVRKIDAMINHETNQLFFHDLKIPKANLIGEENRGFYYILDGMNAERILVAAESIGDARWFIDRAVKYGKERVIFGRPIAQNQGIQFPLAQAYAQTEAADLMRFQAAELFDTSQACGPEANMAKLLCAQAAWAAANAALDTHGGYGFAAEYDVERKFRECRLFSIAPISNNMVLNYVAEHVLGMPRSY from the coding sequence ATGCCGTCCATGGAACAATGCCCCGAAATCCGCGAAGAGATTCGCAAGCTGTGTCGCAAGTATCCGGACGAATACTGGCGCAAGCTCGATAAAGACGACGAGTATCCCGAACACTTTGTGCAGGAGCTGACCGACGCCGGCTGGCTGGCCGCGCTGATCCCCGAGCAGTACGGCGGCTCGGGCCTGACGGTCCGGGAGGCCAGCGTGATCCTCGAAGAGGTCAACCGCTCGGGCGGCAACGCCGCCGCCTGCCACGCCCAGATGTACATCATGGGCGCCCTGCTGCGCCACGGCAGCGACGAACAGAAAGCACGCTATCTGCCCAAAATCGCCAGTGGCGATATCCGCCTCCAGGCTTTTGGCGTGACCGAGCCGAACGCCGGCTCGGACACCACCCAGCTCGAAACCTTCGCCCGCCGGGACGGGGACTACTACATTGTCAACGGGGCCAAGATTTTCATCTCTCGCGTCCAGCATTCCGACATGATGCTGCTGCTGGCGCGCACCACCCCGGCGGCCGAGTGCCCCAAAAAAACGCTGGGCCTGAGTGTGTTCCTGGTCGATCTGCAACAGGCCGGTGACGCGGTCGAGGTTCGCAAGATCGACGCCATGATCAACCACGAAACCAACCAGCTCTTTTTCCACGATCTGAAAATTCCCAAGGCCAACCTGATCGGCGAAGAAAACCGCGGCTTCTACTATATTCTGGACGGCATGAACGCTGAGCGCATTCTGGTCGCGGCCGAGTCGATTGGCGACGCCCGCTGGTTTATCGACCGGGCCGTCAAATACGGCAAGGAGCGCGTCATCTTCGGCCGACCGATCGCCCAGAACCAGGGCATCCAGTTTCCGCTCGCCCAGGCCTACGCCCAGACCGAGGCCGCCGACCTGATGCGCTTTCAGGCTGCCGAGCTGTTCGATACCAGCCAGGCGTGCGGTCCCGAGGCCAATATGGCCAAGCTGCTGTGTGCCCAGGCGGCCTGGGCGGCAGCCAACGCGGCCCTCGACACCCACGGTGGCTACGGCTTTGCCGCCGAGTACGACGTGGAACGCAAATTCCGCGAGTGCCGCCTGTTCAGCATCGCTCCGATCTCGAACAACATGGTCCTCAACTACGTGGCCGAGCACGTGCTGGGCATGCCCCGCTCGTATTAA
- a CDS encoding OB-fold domain-containing protein produces MPGPIDYTKITIVPDFDTAEWWMGTKQGKYLVRQCQDCGHKWFPPFPACNKCNSMDLGWFETAGRGVLHSYIVVTQPILGAFVEAVPYVVGLIELDDCHEADGSLVRVGGVLLDDEDAVAIGLPVEVEFEQTNEADIVVPRWKICGSADNTWKFDE; encoded by the coding sequence ATGCCAGGCCCGATTGATTACACCAAAATCACGATTGTCCCGGATTTTGACACGGCCGAATGGTGGATGGGCACCAAACAGGGCAAGTATCTGGTCCGCCAGTGCCAGGACTGCGGCCACAAGTGGTTCCCGCCCTTCCCGGCCTGCAACAAGTGCAACTCCATGGACCTGGGCTGGTTTGAAACGGCCGGCAGGGGCGTGCTGCACAGCTATATCGTAGTCACCCAGCCGATTCTGGGCGCCTTTGTCGAGGCTGTGCCGTATGTGGTGGGTCTGATTGAACTTGACGACTGCCACGAGGCCGACGGCTCACTGGTCCGCGTCGGCGGCGTGCTGCTCGACGACGAAGACGCCGTCGCCATCGGTCTGCCGGTCGAGGTCGAGTTTGAGCAGACCAACGAGGCGGACATTGTCGTGCCGCGCTGGAAGATCTGCGGCAGCGCGGACAATACCTGGAAGTTCGACGAGTAG
- a CDS encoding enoyl-CoA hydratase/isomerase family protein, with product MADEILCSVQDGIATITMNRPEKRNAMNSALLDGLVQNFSALETNTAVRAIVIRGEGKAFCAGLDLRELSARQQGADAEMGVVEILQMIEGSRHPTIAMVQGDALAGGCELALHCDLRVVSDRARFGMPLARLGLVIPFPLCQKLVEIVGPAFTKQILLSGQPVEAARAYDMGMVHQLVPAAELEQATYDLARTIAGNAPLSLSGMKTTIHRAISLCKTIEYHDLQDMVATARTSQDAKEGVTAMLEKRKPQFQGV from the coding sequence ATGGCTGACGAGATCCTGTGTTCCGTCCAAGACGGCATTGCCACCATCACCATGAACCGGCCCGAGAAGCGCAACGCCATGAACAGCGCCCTGCTCGACGGTCTGGTCCAGAACTTCAGCGCGCTCGAAACCAACACCGCTGTGCGGGCCATCGTCATCCGGGGCGAGGGCAAGGCGTTTTGCGCCGGGCTCGACCTGCGCGAACTCAGCGCCCGCCAGCAGGGCGCCGACGCCGAGATGGGCGTGGTCGAGATCCTGCAAATGATCGAGGGCTCGCGCCACCCGACCATCGCCATGGTCCAGGGCGACGCCCTGGCCGGCGGCTGCGAGCTGGCCCTGCACTGTGACCTGCGGGTGGTGTCGGACCGGGCCCGGTTCGGTATGCCGCTGGCCCGCCTGGGTTTGGTCATCCCCTTCCCGCTGTGCCAGAAACTGGTCGAGATTGTCGGCCCGGCCTTTACCAAACAGATTCTGCTCAGCGGCCAACCGGTCGAGGCTGCCCGCGCCTACGACATGGGCATGGTGCATCAGCTGGTCCCGGCCGCCGAACTCGAACAGGCCACCTATGACCTGGCCCGGACGATTGCCGGTAACGCGCCGCTGTCCCTGTCCGGCATGAAAACCACCATCCACCGGGCAATCTCGCTGTGTAAAACGATTGAGTACCACGACTTACAGGACATGGTGGCCACGGCCCGGACCAGTCAGGACGCCAAAGAGGGCGTCACGGCCATGCTGGAGAAGCGTAAGCCGCAGTTCCAAGGGGTATAA
- a CDS encoding isoprenylcysteine carboxylmethyltransferase family protein → MDLFGLVGAVGGTLLGLAGATLFLSAAYYLSRRGEAPPVSLTPPKRLVVSGPYAHVQHPMLLGVLCLGLGAAGGLRCTGLGLASVGFALVAHVFVILREEPALRQRFGDDYAAYQAATPRWFPCPLTRAGICLWPRR, encoded by the coding sequence GTGGATCTGTTCGGTCTGGTCGGCGCGGTCGGTGGCACGCTGTTAGGTCTGGCTGGCGCCACGCTCTTCTTGTCCGCCGCCTACTACCTGAGCCGGCGGGGAGAGGCGCCGCCGGTGTCCCTGACGCCTCCGAAACGCCTGGTCGTCTCCGGCCCCTACGCTCATGTCCAACACCCCATGCTGCTGGGCGTCTTGTGCCTCGGGCTCGGTGCGGCGGGCGGGCTGCGCTGTACCGGCCTTGGTCTGGCGAGTGTCGGCTTCGCTCTGGTAGCGCATGTATTTGTAATCCTCAGGGAAGAGCCGGCGCTGAGACAACGCTTTGGCGACGACTACGCAGCCTACCAGGCGGCCACGCCGCGCTGGTTTCCTTGCCCGCTGACCCGGGCCGGGATATGTCTATGGCCACGACGCTGA
- a CDS encoding LLM class F420-dependent oxidoreductase, translating to MRFGVHLVAAGRMIEGEKIARVATRAEQLGFDSLWVSDHIVFPSQLTSAYPYSPDGKLPLDPSNPLLEPFTVLSYAAAVTKTVKLGTSVIIVPYRDPLVSAKIIASLDVLSGGRFIFGVGVGWLEEEFRALRLDMRNRAAQTREALLAMQACWTQDDPEFHGEFYDFAGIKFAPKPRQTPHPPIWFGGNSGPALRRAVELGSGWHAVWETPDEVARKAKLLRDLCDRAGKSFDDFAITINVNHKVPMTVENVRKYEAAGVGMMFMPRSFQADVDGIIENMETFAKEVKEPSER from the coding sequence ATGCGCTTTGGAGTCCACTTAGTTGCGGCTGGCCGCATGATTGAAGGCGAAAAAATTGCCCGGGTGGCGACCCGCGCCGAACAGCTCGGCTTTGACTCTCTGTGGGTCAGCGATCATATCGTGTTTCCAAGCCAGCTCACCTCGGCCTACCCGTATTCTCCCGACGGTAAATTGCCGCTCGACCCGTCCAATCCGTTGCTTGAACCGTTCACAGTCTTGAGCTACGCCGCAGCGGTCACCAAGACGGTCAAGCTGGGCACCAGCGTGATCATCGTGCCGTACCGCGACCCGCTGGTCAGCGCCAAGATCATCGCTTCACTCGATGTGTTGTCCGGCGGTCGGTTCATCTTTGGGGTGGGGGTGGGCTGGCTGGAAGAAGAGTTCCGCGCCCTGCGTCTGGACATGCGTAACCGGGCCGCCCAGACCCGCGAAGCCCTGCTGGCCATGCAAGCCTGCTGGACCCAGGACGACCCGGAGTTTCACGGTGAGTTCTACGATTTTGCGGGCATCAAGTTCGCCCCCAAACCACGCCAGACACCCCATCCACCGATCTGGTTTGGCGGCAACTCCGGGCCCGCCCTCAGGCGGGCGGTCGAACTCGGCAGCGGCTGGCACGCGGTGTGGGAAACGCCGGACGAAGTGGCGCGCAAGGCCAAGCTACTGCGTGACCTGTGCGACCGGGCGGGCAAGAGCTTTGACGACTTCGCCATCACGATTAACGTCAACCACAAGGTCCCGATGACCGTCGAGAATGTCAGGAAGTACGAAGCCGCGGGCGTCGGCATGATGTTCATGCCGCGCTCGTTTCAGGCCGATGTCGATGGCATCATCGAGAATATGGAGACGTTTGCCAAAGAGGTGAAGGAACCCTCGGAACGCTAG
- a CDS encoding LLM class flavin-dependent oxidoreductase: MAERHLELGLFAPTVGSMPPAGKPGAFLLSHAEQRTEPTFDYNLRLARMLDRAGLELFFMAQRGGKGFGPSRFWGTSLDSFTTASALAMATEQLQLVSTVHTAFFHPGLVARIGATLDQISHGRWRLNIVSGWAENDFRMLDIPLIEHDARYRRSAEFVEVLGKFWTEDGFDYAGEYYTIRQGTCAPKPESPPLLYNAGSSAAGREFAARYCDWFFTAALTPEAVKEEVADVQARAATYGRRLHIVTYALTMCRETEATAEQEVEDILAQGDYDGAREFLEGISGQTLGTTKSVLGEGGALEDMLKSLVLGIGSSKLIGPPEKVAYDIARLHAAGVDAIGLTFRHTEEELADFIQRVVPLLEQHGVRRPRQAPVARVAD, encoded by the coding sequence ATGGCTGAGCGCCATCTTGAACTCGGCCTGTTTGCGCCGACCGTGGGCAGCATGCCGCCGGCCGGAAAACCGGGCGCCTTTCTGCTGTCGCACGCCGAGCAGCGCACCGAGCCGACCTTCGACTATAATCTGCGCCTGGCCCGGATGCTGGACCGGGCCGGCCTGGAACTCTTTTTCATGGCCCAGCGGGGCGGCAAGGGCTTTGGGCCGTCACGCTTCTGGGGCACCTCGCTGGATTCGTTCACCACGGCGTCGGCTCTGGCCATGGCGACCGAGCAGCTCCAGCTGGTCTCGACCGTGCATACAGCCTTTTTCCACCCCGGTCTGGTGGCCCGCATCGGAGCCACCCTGGACCAGATCAGCCACGGCCGCTGGCGCCTCAACATTGTCAGCGGCTGGGCCGAAAACGACTTTCGGATGCTCGACATTCCGCTGATTGAGCACGACGCCCGCTACCGCCGCTCGGCCGAGTTTGTCGAAGTGCTGGGCAAGTTCTGGACCGAGGACGGGTTTGATTACGCGGGCGAGTATTACACCATCAGGCAGGGCACCTGCGCTCCCAAGCCGGAGTCGCCGCCCCTGCTGTACAACGCCGGCAGCTCGGCCGCCGGCCGAGAGTTCGCCGCCCGCTATTGCGACTGGTTCTTCACCGCCGCCCTTACCCCCGAAGCGGTCAAGGAGGAAGTCGCCGACGTGCAGGCCCGGGCGGCCACCTACGGCCGCCGGCTGCACATCGTCACCTATGCGCTGACGATGTGTCGGGAGACCGAGGCCACAGCCGAACAGGAGGTGGAGGACATCCTGGCTCAGGGCGACTATGACGGCGCCAGAGAGTTTCTGGAGGGCATCAGCGGCCAAACCCTGGGCACGACAAAATCCGTCCTGGGCGAAGGCGGGGCGCTTGAGGACATGCTGAAGAGTCTGGTGCTCGGCATCGGCAGCAGCAAACTCATCGGTCCGCCCGAAAAAGTCGCCTACGATATCGCCCGTCTGCACGCGGCAGGGGTTGATGCCATTGGCCTGACCTTCCGCCATACCGAAGAAGAGCTGGCCGATTTCATCCAACGGGTCGTCCCGCTGCTGGAGCAACACGGCGTACGCCGCCCACGCCAAGCACCAGTCGCGCGAGTTGCGGATTAG
- a CDS encoding Uma2 family endonuclease, whose amino-acid sequence MAVPAQQALMTAEELFELPNDDYKYELVAGELIRMAPTGGEHGVLTVRVAYVLHAYVQDNDLGIVCGAETGFILQRNPDIVRAPDAAFVAKARIPETGIPKTYWPFAPDLAIEVTSPSDRFTAVQTKIGEYFSAGTRLVWGVEPATRTVYVYRSPHDVQALGEDAELTGEDVLPGFRCAVRRLLP is encoded by the coding sequence ATGGCCGTTCCAGCCCAGCAAGCCCTCATGACCGCCGAAGAGCTGTTCGAGCTGCCCAACGACGACTACAAGTATGAACTCGTCGCAGGAGAGCTGATTCGGATGGCACCGACTGGCGGAGAACACGGCGTTTTGACGGTCCGCGTGGCATATGTACTCCACGCCTATGTACAGGACAACGATCTTGGTATTGTCTGTGGCGCGGAAACGGGTTTTATCCTGCAACGCAACCCCGATATCGTTCGTGCCCCGGACGCCGCGTTTGTTGCCAAGGCGCGGATTCCCGAAACCGGCATTCCCAAAACCTACTGGCCGTTCGCGCCGGACCTGGCGATCGAGGTCACCTCTCCTTCAGACCGCTTCACCGCCGTGCAAACCAAAATCGGCGAGTATTTCTCGGCCGGAACGCGGCTGGTGTGGGGCGTCGAACCCGCGACGCGGACGGTCTACGTCTATCGCTCGCCGCACGACGTGCAGGCGCTCGGCGAAGACGCCGAGCTGACTGGGGAGGACGTATTGCCCGGTTTTCGGTGTGCGGTGAGGCGGCTGTTGCCGTAA
- a CDS encoding CopG family transcriptional regulator has translation MKKITITLSDEVARWLRVKAAENERSVSEWLAELLEGMQRQEDEYEVAMKRFLAIKPRKMEWVDGRKPTREELHDRAALR, from the coding sequence ATGAAGAAGATCACCATCACCCTGTCGGATGAGGTCGCCCGCTGGCTGCGGGTCAAGGCTGCCGAGAACGAGCGCAGCGTGTCCGAATGGCTGGCCGAGTTACTCGAAGGAATGCAACGCCAGGAGGACGAGTACGAGGTCGCAATGAAGCGATTCCTGGCGATCAAACCCCGCAAGATGGAGTGGGTTGACGGGCGCAAGCCGACGCGGGAAGAGCTGCATGACCGTGCCGCTTTGCGGTGA
- a CDS encoding SDR family oxidoreductase, with amino-acid sequence MELGLQGKVALITGGSEGIGKGIAVCLTREGAKVAICARRPDVLEQAAADVRAQTGGEVLAIPADVTESEDIDAFVAKAAAHYGRVDILVNNAGRSAAKKFEDISEDEWTEDIDLKFTAAVRCTRAVLPHLRKAGGGRIINVTHPGGKAPGARSLPTSVSRAAGIALTKALSLDYAGENILVNTVCLTNIVSAQTERYWQRMGSTGTLDEFKDKMAQNVPLKRLGQPEEVGALVAFLVSDQAAFITGTAINIDGGVSAVV; translated from the coding sequence ATGGAACTCGGATTACAAGGCAAGGTCGCTCTTATTACCGGTGGCAGTGAAGGAATCGGCAAGGGAATCGCCGTGTGTCTCACCCGGGAAGGCGCCAAGGTAGCCATCTGCGCCCGGCGACCGGACGTGCTGGAACAGGCCGCAGCCGACGTGCGGGCGCAGACCGGCGGCGAGGTCTTGGCCATCCCGGCCGATGTCACCGAGAGTGAAGACATTGATGCCTTTGTGGCCAAGGCGGCCGCGCACTATGGGCGGGTCGATATTCTGGTCAACAACGCCGGTCGCTCGGCGGCCAAGAAGTTTGAGGACATCAGCGAGGATGAGTGGACCGAGGACATCGACCTGAAGTTCACCGCTGCGGTGCGCTGCACCCGCGCCGTACTGCCCCACCTGCGCAAGGCCGGCGGCGGGCGGATCATCAACGTCACCCACCCGGGCGGCAAGGCGCCGGGCGCGCGGTCCTTGCCGACCTCGGTCAGCCGGGCGGCCGGGATTGCCCTGACCAAAGCCCTGTCGCTGGACTACGCCGGAGAGAATATCCTGGTCAACACGGTGTGTCTGACCAATATCGTCAGCGCCCAGACCGAGCGCTACTGGCAGCGGATGGGGTCCACGGGCACGCTCGACGAGTTCAAGGACAAAATGGCCCAGAACGTGCCGCTCAAGCGCCTGGGCCAGCCCGAAGAGGTCGGCGCGCTGGTGGCCTTTCTGGTGTCGGACCAGGCCGCTTTCATCACCGGCACGGCCATCAATATCGACGGCGGCGTCTCGGCGGTGGTGTAG
- a CDS encoding CoA transferase, with the protein MDDLDQRITDLERQLAELKQRRAAQGSRPPAATLTRPLQGIRVVDMSRFLVGPFCAQMLADMGAEVIKIETLPGGDPMRAAGSKDWGGENLFFLARNRNKQSLAVDIRQDAGREVVYRLVRTADVFVENFRPGAADKLGVGYERLSRENPQLIYCAVSGYGQEGPERERPGQDLLIQAFSGLVSITGWDDGRPTTVGTLVADMVGAFHCAYGIAIALLGRERLDIGQKIEISLLDSLLALQAMEATTYLNTGIPPKKAGAGHGIAPAPYRIFEAQGGAFALVAASQAWWQRLGKIPELRDICADPRFASRESRGRHADALHALLEERFREKSAANWLARFAEYDVLAAPVQTYAEVFSDPQVVHNEMIISQQHPRAGSIRTLGIPVKLSRTPGHTGAPAPLLGQHTQAVLAGLGYSQAEVERLRSAGVVVQAEPETDGA; encoded by the coding sequence ATGGACGATCTCGATCAACGCATTACCGACCTGGAACGTCAGCTGGCCGAACTCAAGCAGCGCCGGGCGGCCCAAGGCTCGCGCCCACCAGCCGCCACCCTGACCCGGCCGCTCCAGGGCATACGGGTTGTGGATATGTCGCGCTTTCTGGTCGGACCGTTTTGCGCCCAGATGCTGGCCGATATGGGTGCCGAGGTGATCAAGATCGAAACCCTGCCCGGCGGGGACCCGATGCGGGCTGCGGGCAGTAAAGACTGGGGCGGCGAGAACCTGTTTTTTCTGGCCCGCAACCGCAATAAGCAGAGTCTGGCCGTGGACATCAGGCAGGACGCCGGCCGTGAGGTTGTATACCGTCTGGTCAGGACGGCCGACGTGTTTGTGGAAAATTTTCGGCCCGGCGCTGCGGACAAGCTCGGGGTGGGCTATGAGCGACTCAGCCGCGAGAACCCGCAGCTCATCTACTGCGCGGTCTCGGGCTACGGTCAGGAGGGGCCGGAGCGCGAGCGGCCCGGCCAGGATCTGCTGATTCAGGCCTTTTCCGGGCTGGTCAGCATCACCGGCTGGGACGACGGCCGGCCGACCACGGTCGGCACGCTGGTGGCCGATATGGTCGGGGCGTTTCACTGTGCCTACGGCATTGCCATTGCGCTGCTGGGTCGGGAGCGGCTGGACATCGGCCAGAAGATCGAGATTTCCCTGCTGGACAGCCTGCTGGCCCTGCAAGCCATGGAAGCCACGACCTACCTCAACACCGGCATTCCGCCCAAAAAAGCCGGCGCCGGACACGGTATTGCCCCAGCCCCGTATCGGATCTTCGAGGCCCAGGGCGGCGCCTTTGCTCTGGTCGCGGCCTCGCAAGCCTGGTGGCAGCGGCTGGGCAAAATCCCCGAGCTGCGCGACATCTGCGCCGACCCGCGCTTTGCCTCGCGCGAATCCCGTGGCCGCCATGCCGACGCCCTCCACGCCCTGCTCGAAGAACGCTTTCGAGAAAAGTCGGCGGCCAACTGGCTGGCCCGCTTTGCCGAGTACGATGTCCTGGCCGCACCGGTCCAGACCTATGCGGAGGTGTTCAGCGACCCCCAGGTCGTGCACAACGAAATGATCATCAGCCAGCAGCATCCCCGGGCCGGGTCGATTCGGACGCTGGGCATCCCGGTCAAGCTGAGCCGCACGCCGGGCCACACCGGCGCGCCCGCGCCGCTCCTCGGCCAGCATACCCAGGCCGTGCTGGCCGGTCTGGGCTACAGCCAGGCCGAGGTCGAGCGCCTGCGTTCGGCCGGCGTGGTCGTCCAGGCAGAACCAGAGACCGATGGGGCCTAG
- a CDS encoding alpha/beta hydrolase, which translates to MATLQTGNVEANGICFHYLEAGQGPLVVCLHGFPDNAYSYRALLPALAEAGFRAVAPFMRGYAPTGPAPDGRYQSVLLAQDVVALLDALGAEQACVVGHDWGALATYGAAALAADRVQKIVTIAVAHPGALLGAMATDYDMIKGGWHAYFFQMPFSDQAVAANDYEFIRRWWQDASPEYDIPDEVMDSVKNTFRQPGVVKAALDYYRHTFNPDNRDPALQDLQERLTQATQVPTLALHGTRDRPGRLAAFEAMDHLFAKGLDKEIYPGTGHFLHLEQPQAVNQRIVAFLR; encoded by the coding sequence ATGGCAACACTTCAAACCGGCAACGTCGAAGCCAACGGCATCTGTTTTCACTATCTCGAAGCCGGCCAGGGCCCGCTGGTCGTGTGTCTGCACGGCTTTCCCGACAACGCCTATTCCTATCGTGCGCTGCTGCCGGCTCTGGCCGAGGCCGGATTCCGGGCCGTGGCCCCGTTCATGCGCGGCTACGCGCCAACCGGCCCGGCTCCGGACGGACGCTACCAGTCGGTGCTGCTGGCCCAGGATGTGGTGGCCCTGCTCGACGCCCTGGGCGCCGAGCAGGCGTGTGTGGTCGGCCACGACTGGGGGGCACTGGCAACCTATGGCGCCGCAGCCCTGGCGGCCGACAGGGTCCAGAAGATCGTCACCATCGCGGTCGCCCATCCCGGAGCGCTGCTGGGCGCCATGGCCACGGACTATGACATGATTAAGGGCGGCTGGCACGCCTATTTTTTCCAGATGCCGTTCTCCGACCAGGCCGTCGCCGCCAATGACTACGAGTTCATCAGACGCTGGTGGCAGGACGCCTCACCCGAATACGACATCCCCGACGAGGTCATGGACAGCGTCAAAAACACCTTCCGTCAGCCAGGGGTGGTCAAGGCAGCCCTCGACTACTACCGCCACACCTTCAACCCGGACAACCGCGACCCGGCCCTCCAAGACCTCCAGGAACGCCTGACCCAAGCGACCCAGGTTCCGACCCTGGCCCTGCACGGCACCAGAGACCGGCCCGGCCGGCTGGCCGCCTTTGAGGCCATGGACCATCTGTTTGCCAAGGGACTGGACAAGGAGATTTACCCCGGGACCGGACACTTCCTGCATCTGGAGCAGCCCCAGGCGGTGAATCAGCGCATCGTCGCGTTTCTGAGGTAG
- a CDS encoding amidohydrolase, translating to MKHYRVISADSHAIEPPDLWQRYLPRAYTDRGPRVVSTDSGDRWVCEGLPSHVARRPMGAVARNRDKAYAAAAEGDKRYATDATDWQPDARVEYMRMDGVDAEVLYPNYTMRAFGIPDPQLQQAVCQAYNDWLSDFCRSHPQDLFGVGVVPVFDIEWAIQECRRAKAKGLVGVLLPQDTPDGSRYSAPEWDRLWATLDELNMPLSLHIIASGHANVNWTQDETGEESAAVGYAVLPVRMARAFATFILEGVFDRHPGLRLISAENELSWAANFLHRLDWGYHRRTMAKDPMVRCRRLPSEYWHEHCYLTFIDDVPGVMLREFIGVDRMMWSSDFPHLDSSWPESQQFLDRHFAGVPADHMQSIVADNCVRLYGLVG from the coding sequence ATGAAACACTATCGCGTGATCTCGGCCGATTCGCACGCCATCGAGCCGCCCGACCTGTGGCAGCGCTATCTGCCCCGGGCCTACACAGACCGCGGTCCGCGGGTCGTCTCGACTGACTCGGGCGACCGCTGGGTGTGTGAGGGCCTGCCGTCCCACGTGGCCCGGCGTCCGATGGGCGCGGTGGCCAGAAATCGGGACAAAGCCTATGCCGCAGCGGCCGAGGGCGATAAGCGCTACGCCACGGATGCCACGGACTGGCAGCCCGACGCCCGAGTCGAGTATATGCGCATGGACGGGGTCGATGCCGAGGTCTTGTATCCGAATTACACCATGCGGGCGTTCGGGATTCCCGACCCGCAGCTCCAGCAGGCGGTGTGTCAGGCGTATAACGACTGGCTGAGCGATTTCTGTCGCAGCCATCCCCAGGACTTGTTCGGCGTTGGCGTGGTCCCGGTCTTCGACATTGAATGGGCGATCCAGGAGTGCCGCCGGGCCAAGGCCAAGGGACTGGTCGGCGTGCTGTTGCCCCAGGATACGCCGGACGGCTCACGCTACTCGGCGCCCGAGTGGGACCGGCTGTGGGCGACGCTGGACGAGCTGAATATGCCGCTCAGCCTGCACATCATCGCCTCCGGGCACGCCAATGTGAACTGGACACAGGATGAGACCGGCGAGGAGAGCGCGGCCGTCGGCTATGCTGTGCTGCCGGTTCGCATGGCCCGGGCCTTTGCCACCTTTATCCTGGAAGGGGTGTTTGACCGTCATCCCGGCCTACGCCTGATCTCGGCCGAGAACGAGCTGTCGTGGGCGGCCAATTTTCTGCACCGCCTGGATTGGGGATACCATCGCCGCACCATGGCCAAGGACCCCATGGTGCGCTGCCGACGGCTGCCCAGCGAGTACTGGCATGAGCACTGTTACCTGACCTTTATTGACGATGTGCCGGGGGTCATGCTGCGCGAGTTCATCGGCGTTGACCGCATGATGTGGTCGTCAGACTTTCCGCATCTGGACAGCAGCTGGCCGGAGTCGCAACAGTTTCTGGACCGCCACTTTGCCGGGGTGCCGGCCGACCACATGCAGTCTATTGTGGCTGACAACTGTGTGCGGCTGTATGGGCTGGTCGGGTAG